Proteins from a single region of Hordeum vulgare subsp. vulgare chromosome 6H, MorexV3_pseudomolecules_assembly, whole genome shotgun sequence:
- the LOC123405382 gene encoding uncharacterized protein LOC123405382: MAPSARVSLMLAAALACALLATRHADAVSAGGGAPAPAPGGLACNPLQDKTCKPGDPKAPENTEEEGGFGARLPSLTSLPIPGLGKIDRDGDGDTDEDDELPSFDTHMTILGH, from the coding sequence ATGGCGCCGTCCGCGCGTGTGTCGCTGATGCTCGCCGCGGCGCTCGCGTGCGCGCTGCTCGCCACAAGGCATGCAGATGCCGtctcggccggcggcggcgcgccGGCCCCCGCTCCCGGCGGCTTGGCGTGCAATCCGCTCCAGGACAAGACGTGCAAGCCGGGGGACCCCAAGGCGCCCGAGAACACGGAGGAGGAGGGCGGGTTCGGCGCGAGGCTGCCGTCCCTGACATCGCTGCCCATCCCGGGCCTCGGCAAGATCGACCGCGACGGCGATGGGGAcaccgacgaggacgacgagctGCCGTCGTTCGACACCCACATGACCATCCTCGGCCACTGA